The Lipingzhangella halophila genome segment TGTCGGAGGTCGCCGAGAACCTTGAGATCGGCACCATCAACGGCTACGTCTCCTCGCGTGAGGTACTGCGCGACTTCGGGCTCGCCGAGCAGGTCGGACACGTCACCGACTATCCCTTCGGCGTTTCGAACAGCTTCGTGGCCGTCATGGACAAGGAGGACTTCGACGCCCTCCCCGAGCAGGTCCAGGAATCCATCCTCGACCTGCGCGAGGAGATGACGACCTTCGCCTCGGAGTACCACGACGAGACCAACGTCGGGGAGGCCCTCGAATGGGCGGACAGTGAGCACGGCGTGCAGACGCACGAGCTCGACCCGGAGGTCCGCGACGAGCTGGACGCGGAGATGGAGCAGCTCGCCGAGGACTGGGTCGCCGACCACTCCAACGCCGACTTCGACGCCCAGGAGGTGCTGGACCGCATGCGCGAGCTGGCCGACCAGCACGCCGAGGAGCTCGGTCCCGAGGACTCGCAGTGACGGGTCTTGTCACCGCGACGGACCGGTTCGCGCGGTTCCTCGCCCACATCGGTGGCGCGGCGCTGGTCGCGATGATGCTGGTGCTGGTCGCCAACATCGTTCTGCGGACGTTCACCGCACCGATCCCGAGCACCTTCGAGGTGGTGTCGATGGCGGCCGTCGTGGTCAGCGCGATGGCGCTCGGTGAGGCGCAGGTCCACAAGGCGCACGTCTCCGTCGACATCGTCACCAGCCGGTTGGGCAGGCGTCTCCGCCTTGTCATAGGAGCCGTCGTGACGATCGCCTCGTTCGCGCTGTTCGTCCAGTTGGGGCTCAGCCTGCTCGGATACGGACTCACCGAGTACGAGACCGGTTCCGCCACCGAGGCCCTGCGCGTTCCGCACTGGCCGCTGGTGTTCCTGCTGCTCGCCGGTGTCGTCGGTCTGCTCGTCGCCTTCCTCGGCGACCTCGGCCGCATCATCCGGTCATGGCGTTGGCCGTCGTCCGAAGCGGACCTCTGGTGACCAGCTCACCGGTGGCTCGCGGACGTCGATCGCTGTCCCCCCGCGCTGAACGGAGCACCTCGTGACCCCGACACTTGTGGCGGTCCTCGGGATCGTCATCATGCTGGGCATTCTCTTCCTGCGGATGCCGGTGTCCTTCGCCATGCTCGGTGTCGGCTTCGTCGGCGCCGTGCTCATCACCGACGTCGACTCGGCGCTGCACCTGATGGCGTCGGACATCTACGGGCAGTTCTCCAGCTACACGATGGCGGTCGTCCCGCTGTTCATCCTCATGGGACAGATCGTCTTCCGCACCGGGATGAGCAGGAGGCTCTTCGGAGCCGCCTATACGTGGATCGGGCATCTTCCCGGGGGTGTGGCCGCGACGACCATCGCCGCGAGTATCGGCTTCTCGGCCGTCTCCGGATCGAACTCGGCCTCGACCGCGACCATCGGCGCGGTGGCCCTGCCGGAGATGAAGAAGTACGGCTACAGCCAGCGGCTCGCGGGGGGATCGGTC includes the following:
- a CDS encoding TRAP transporter small permease subunit; the protein is MTGLVTATDRFARFLAHIGGAALVAMMLVLVANIVLRTFTAPIPSTFEVVSMAAVVVSAMALGEAQVHKAHVSVDIVTSRLGRRLRLVIGAVVTIASFALFVQLGLSLLGYGLTEYETGSATEALRVPHWPLVFLLLAGVVGLLVAFLGDLGRIIRSWRWPSSEADLW